The following proteins are co-located in the Streptococcus anginosus genome:
- a CDS encoding DUF2786 domain-containing protein, producing the protein MNNKVIFKIQNLLELAYDAPNDEEGQTALLMAQKLMVKHNLSMTDLTTTKNKNNIGETVGTWEYRMPWWQEKLAAILGENFRCKTIRRRVVDEGITQIIFFGYDTDAELCTKVYEGAILYLKYRLKWLFPTIPKARWKDYKKSYLIGFLAGLDERFRKQAQSSEEFALMVQVPAEVLEEQRLRMGELKNRETKAQIENIDFEAYVTGLEHAKKSRLMPNKLLKSS; encoded by the coding sequence ATGAATAACAAGGTTATTTTTAAGATACAGAACCTTCTTGAATTAGCTTATGATGCACCAAATGACGAAGAAGGACAAACAGCTCTTCTAATGGCTCAAAAACTTATGGTCAAGCACAATCTATCTATGACCGACCTAACGACTACTAAAAACAAAAATAACATTGGTGAAACAGTAGGAACCTGGGAGTATAGAATGCCTTGGTGGCAAGAGAAATTAGCAGCTATTCTAGGTGAAAATTTTAGATGTAAAACGATAAGAAGAAGGGTTGTTGATGAAGGAATTACACAAATCATTTTCTTTGGGTATGATACGGATGCTGAATTGTGTACCAAGGTCTATGAAGGAGCTATTTTATATCTGAAGTATCGATTAAAATGGCTATTTCCTACAATTCCTAAAGCACGTTGGAAAGATTATAAAAAGTCATACTTGATAGGATTTCTTGCAGGACTAGACGAGCGATTTAGAAAACAGGCACAATCCTCAGAAGAATTTGCTTTGATGGTGCAGGTACCAGCAGAAGTGCTGGAAGAACAAAGACTACGTATGGGAGAATTGAAAAATCGCGAAACTAAAGCACAGATTGAGAATATTGATTTTGAGGCGTATGTAACTGGTCTTGAACATGCTAAAAAATCTCGATTAATGCCTAATAAATTGTTAAAAAGCAGTTAA